The Neodiprion virginianus isolate iyNeoVirg1 chromosome 5, iyNeoVirg1.1, whole genome shotgun sequence genome contains a region encoding:
- the LOC124305126 gene encoding insulin gene enhancer protein ISL-1 isoform X1 — translation MQRASIGGGPGPLGLQGPPRSLKISPVKIQDESGDPLSQTSRTSHCVGCGGRIHDQWILRVAPDLEWHAACLRCAECQQFLDETCTCFVRDGKTYCKRDYVKLFGTKCDKCSQSFSKNDFVMRAKSKIYHIECFRCSACMRQLVPGDEFALRHDGLFCRHDHDVLEGGKLCSGPGGVPGSENNNNASLTNNNHHLHPNDGSMSDSGSESGSHKAGTGGPRGSGGHKGGGGSDGKPTRVRTVLNEKQLHTLRTCYAANPRPDALMKEQLVEMTGLSPRVIRVWFQNKRCKDKKKTIAMKQQMQQEKYFPLQDGRKLGFGGMHGIPMVASSPVRHESPIGMTPLEVQAYQPPWKALSDFALHTDLDRLDPNAPPFHHLVSQMHGYDLHGGPPPPLPPPGMLGGPMSDGGGGGGPLPPPGGHHPGGGGPDMGQHPDSTDSYVTYLESDSDSLHHDTGSP, via the exons ATGCAGAGGGCCAGCATTGGCGGAGGTCCCGGGCCTCTGGGCCTGCAGGGGCCCCCACGGTCCCTAAAAATATCGCCtgtcaaaattcaagatgagTCCGGAGACCCTTTGTCCCAAA CAAGCAGGACTTCCCACTGCGTCGGATGCGGTGGACGGATACACGACCAATGGATACTCCGGGTTGCACCTGACCTCGAATGGCACGCGGCGTGTCTGCGATGCGCCGAATGCCAGCAATTCTTAGACGAAACTTGTACCTGCTTCGTACGCGATGGGAAAACCTACTGCAAACGAGACTATGTCAA GTTGTTCGGTACGAAATGCGACAAGTGCAGCCAGTCCTTTAGTAAAAACGATTTCGTGATGCGGGCGAAGAGCAAGATCTACCATATCGAGTGTTTTCGGTGCTCAGCCTGCATGCGGCAGTTGGTACCCGGCGACGAATTCGCCCTGAGACACGACGGGCTCTTTTGTCGCCACGACCACGATGTTCTCGAAGGTGGCAAGCTCTGTTCTGGCCCCGGAGGAGTCCCCGGTAGcgaaaacaacaacaacgccTCCCTAACGAACAACAACCACCACCTCCATCCGAACGACGGTTCGATGTCTG ACTCCGGGTCAGAAAGCGGGTCTCACAAGGCTGGAACCGGTGGACCTCGAGGATCTGGAGGTCACAAAGGTGGCGGTGGATCCGACGGGAAACCGACCAGGGTGCGGACGGTGCTTAACGAAAAACAGCTACACACCTTGAGGACCTGCTACGCGGCGAATCCGAGACCGGACGCTCTGATGAAGGAACAACTCGTCGAGATGACCGGACTCAGTCCCAGGGTCATCAGGGTCTGGTTTCAGAACAAACGGTGCAAGGACAAGAAGAAAACCATCGCCATGAAGCAACAGATGCAGCAAGAAAAG TATTTCCCGTTGCAGGACGGGCGAAAATTGGGCTTCGGCGGGATGCACGGGATCCCAATGGTAGCCAGCAGTCCGGTACGCCACGAAAGTCCAATCGGAATGACGCCCCTCGAGGTCCAAGCGTATCAACCGCCCTGGAAGGCTCTTTCAGACTTCGCCCTCCACACGGATCTCGATCGGCTCGATCCAAACGCCCCGCCGTTTCATCACCTGGTCTCGCAG ATGCATGGCTACGACCTTCACGGAGGACCCCCACCCCCTCTGCCTCCTCCAGGTATGCTTGGCGGTCCGATGAGCGACGGAGGCGGCGGTGGAGGCCCTTTGCCACCCCCGGGTGGTCACCACCCTGGCGGAGGTGGTCCGGACATGGGCCAACACCCGGACAGCACGGATAGCTACGTGACGTATCTCGAAAGCGACAGCGACTCCCTTCACCACGACACAGGAAGTCCATAG
- the LOC124305126 gene encoding insulin gene enhancer protein ISL-1 isoform X2 → MQRASIGGGPGPLGLQGPPRSLKISPVKIQDESGDPLSQTSRTSHCVGCGGRIHDQWILRVAPDLEWHAACLRCAECQQFLDETCTCFVRDGKTYCKRDYVKLFGTKCDKCSQSFSKNDFVMRAKSKIYHIECFRCSACMRQLVPGDEFALRHDGLFCRHDHDVLEGGKLCSGPGGVPGSENNNNASLTNNNHHLHPNDGSMSDSGSESGSHKAGTGGPRGSGGHKGGGGSDGKPTRVRTVLNEKQLHTLRTCYAANPRPDALMKEQLVEMTGLSPRVIRVWFQNKRCKDKKKTIAMKQQMQQEKDGRKLGFGGMHGIPMVASSPVRHESPIGMTPLEVQAYQPPWKALSDFALHTDLDRLDPNAPPFHHLVSQMHGYDLHGGPPPPLPPPGMLGGPMSDGGGGGGPLPPPGGHHPGGGGPDMGQHPDSTDSYVTYLESDSDSLHHDTGSP, encoded by the exons ATGCAGAGGGCCAGCATTGGCGGAGGTCCCGGGCCTCTGGGCCTGCAGGGGCCCCCACGGTCCCTAAAAATATCGCCtgtcaaaattcaagatgagTCCGGAGACCCTTTGTCCCAAA CAAGCAGGACTTCCCACTGCGTCGGATGCGGTGGACGGATACACGACCAATGGATACTCCGGGTTGCACCTGACCTCGAATGGCACGCGGCGTGTCTGCGATGCGCCGAATGCCAGCAATTCTTAGACGAAACTTGTACCTGCTTCGTACGCGATGGGAAAACCTACTGCAAACGAGACTATGTCAA GTTGTTCGGTACGAAATGCGACAAGTGCAGCCAGTCCTTTAGTAAAAACGATTTCGTGATGCGGGCGAAGAGCAAGATCTACCATATCGAGTGTTTTCGGTGCTCAGCCTGCATGCGGCAGTTGGTACCCGGCGACGAATTCGCCCTGAGACACGACGGGCTCTTTTGTCGCCACGACCACGATGTTCTCGAAGGTGGCAAGCTCTGTTCTGGCCCCGGAGGAGTCCCCGGTAGcgaaaacaacaacaacgccTCCCTAACGAACAACAACCACCACCTCCATCCGAACGACGGTTCGATGTCTG ACTCCGGGTCAGAAAGCGGGTCTCACAAGGCTGGAACCGGTGGACCTCGAGGATCTGGAGGTCACAAAGGTGGCGGTGGATCCGACGGGAAACCGACCAGGGTGCGGACGGTGCTTAACGAAAAACAGCTACACACCTTGAGGACCTGCTACGCGGCGAATCCGAGACCGGACGCTCTGATGAAGGAACAACTCGTCGAGATGACCGGACTCAGTCCCAGGGTCATCAGGGTCTGGTTTCAGAACAAACGGTGCAAGGACAAGAAGAAAACCATCGCCATGAAGCAACAGATGCAGCAAGAAAAG GACGGGCGAAAATTGGGCTTCGGCGGGATGCACGGGATCCCAATGGTAGCCAGCAGTCCGGTACGCCACGAAAGTCCAATCGGAATGACGCCCCTCGAGGTCCAAGCGTATCAACCGCCCTGGAAGGCTCTTTCAGACTTCGCCCTCCACACGGATCTCGATCGGCTCGATCCAAACGCCCCGCCGTTTCATCACCTGGTCTCGCAG ATGCATGGCTACGACCTTCACGGAGGACCCCCACCCCCTCTGCCTCCTCCAGGTATGCTTGGCGGTCCGATGAGCGACGGAGGCGGCGGTGGAGGCCCTTTGCCACCCCCGGGTGGTCACCACCCTGGCGGAGGTGGTCCGGACATGGGCCAACACCCGGACAGCACGGATAGCTACGTGACGTATCTCGAAAGCGACAGCGACTCCCTTCACCACGACACAGGAAGTCCATAG
- the LOC124304358 gene encoding serologically defined colon cancer antigen 8 homolog, whose amino-acid sequence MVRCLSRSPASHPALTKTKCSCARDSLPGSGYNSRFRSSSICPSCLTDRRAIALRGERTVRDKSIFPTLIFRGCTTTSSHSSHRMLGASTYPRRGRYGLTTAPAPSTGASNTFLVRPRLPLRSYSRPKTTANLLSGDVAGYGRSKRLKSRKLNGYQKIDPTKKKAPDYTDFAYREAVSKLKYLLAESYTPRVTPRKLLHGGGRYNADSNHKINIESGEDTDDRSLVSEVSQTKASTGMLGNLPPRSSPYLPRQKNSQLSRGCSNLALLSRDPQSAPPELMSFIERQEEYIEQLERESQYCRDELTNLLGKVREVVAENETLQDKNKNGFLKSVIDDYNNSEEENREPNEESSSRGNTLELGKGKRVKLHKILEGPSIVFESRISELEAQLTQARVELRKAQEENQANLRRLSESGGGEAGPEMKAQLERALRDKREVEMKVEELQRTLSSVRDREADTAHKAKRTLDILEQAQFEKTQAEAEMRRLKDELDRQHDRLREATQEANRRVAEERHQIERRYSQQVEQLSADAASHWDVASKSQLEAEKQRREIGDLRRELAQKQSLIDELKKELQSKISAMQSDLSQAVAEKDAAEQEISAAKLSTERADRQARQEQSRLQSEINSYKQRLERADADLVHCRRENLRLSEQIASLEKEVNLSKMVKEEEHRTPAGVTPRGVDNDKELASMIMDIETKHEGIVQSDEGAIAMTASPPPTKKRTVKVDLKVKVVPKKKSGRSDTSKTPLSAQEEMASLQDNLKYLTSQIQDSLVHQNELPAKPANVRSAADHSNYNEPDQNSRIATAQDQRLQYSQKPDETYNTTEGAKSTSSPDGALTKSSVDDPYSMRTTEHQKQVLQQSQVAYSQENEDVRSDYAPQRTDQDYAVETPTESEDQRNERLQYRVANDSEQSHGQAEVQGENNYEPENAELDYKMENYGTDNQMNYDPQYTDQSYDQYNMQEYGQDQYDQQDERDYQEGQAAAEGQYESGDGYQNMQYEQEYDQNYTAGYDGSIEPSAVQPENYGEPQGEAAPAFDESGPTNNVAEH is encoded by the exons ATGGTACGGTGCCTGTCGCGGTCTCCGGCTTCCCATCCTGCCTTGACGAAAACAAAGTGTTCTTGTGCACGCGATTCACTGCCAGGCTCCGGCTACAACTCGCGATTCCGAAGTTCCTCGATTTGCCCCTCTTGTCTTACGGATAGGAGAGCAATCGCCTTGCGTGGCGAGCGTACCGTACGTGATAAATCGATTTTCCCCACGCTTATATTTAGGGGCTGCACTACGACTAGCAGTCACAGTTCTCACAGAATGCTCGGAGCCAGCACTTATCCTCGCCGAGGACGCTACGGCCTCACCACAGCTCCTGCGCCATCAACAGGAGCCTCGAACACCTTTCTAGTCCGCCCAAGGCTACCGTTGAGATCGTACTCAAGGCCGAAGACCACCGCCAATCTTTTGAGCGGCGATGTCGCCGGTTACGGAAGATCCAAAAGACTGAAATCGAG AAAATTGAACGGGTACCAGAAGATAGACCCTACGAAAAAGAAGGCGCCCGATTATACCGATTTTGCGTACCGAGAAGCGGTTTCCAagctgaaatatttattggcGGAGTCATACACACCGAGAGTAACTCCTAG GAAATTACTGCACGGTGGCGGAAGATACAACGCTGACAGTAATCACAAGATAAACATCGAGTCTGGAGAAGATACGGATGATCGGAGCCTGGTCAGCGAAGTCTCACAGACAAAAGCGTCAACTGGGATGCTGGGAAATCTTCCGCCTCGTTCCAGCCCGTATTTACCTCGTCAGAAGAATTCCCAATTATCGCGAGGCTGCAGTAACTTGGCTCTGCTCTCGAGAGATCCTCAATCTGCACCACCGGAATTAATGTCGTTCATAGAACGTCAGGAGGAGTACATCGAGCAGTTGGAAAGAGAGTCGCAGTACTGCAGAGACGAGCTAACGAATTTGTTAGGCAAAGTTCGAGAG GTCGTCGCGGAGAACGAAACACTGCAGGACAAGAATAAGAATGGGTTTCTCAAGTCCGTTATTGACGACTACAATAATTCAGAGGAAGAAAATCGGGAACCAAACGAGGAGTCATCGTCTCGTGGGAACACCCTTGAACTCGGTAAAGGAAAGCGCGTCAAGCTCCACAAGATCTTGGAGGGACCGAGCATAGTATTTGAGTCACGGATCAGCGAGCTCGAAGCCCAGCTTACGCAAGCTCGCGTGGAGCTTCGTAAAGCACAGGAAGAGAACCAAGCGAACTTGAGGAGGCTTTCCGAGAGCGGCGGGGGCGAGGCTGGACCAGAGATGAAGGCTCAGCTGGAACGGGCCCTTCGAGACAAGCGGGAAGTCGAGATGAAGGTGGAGGAACTTCAGAGAACCCTCTCGTCAGTGCGAGACAGGGAAGCCGACACGGCGCACAAGGCCAAAAGGACTTTGGACATTCTCGAACAAGctcagtttgaaaaaactcAGGCCGAAGCAGAAATGCGAAGGCTCAAGGACGAGCTCGACAGGCAACACGACAGACTCAGGGAAGCTACACAGGAAGCCAACCGACGTGTCGCCGAAGAGAGACATCAGATCGAACGCAGGTACAGCCAGCAGGTTGAACAGCTTTCCGCTGACGCTGCCTCCCACTGGGACGTTGCCAGCAAGTCCCAATTAGAGGCTGAGAAACAACGCAGGGAGATCGGAGACCTCAGGAGGGAACTGGCACAGAAACAGTCCCTCATTGACGAACTGAAGAAGGAACTTCAAAGCAAAATAT CCGCCATGCAAAGCGACTTAAGCCAGGCAGTGGCTGAAAAAGACGCCGCTGAACAGGAGATATCCGCTGCGAAGTTGTCCACCGAAAGGGCGGACAGACAGGCTCGACAGGAGCAGAGTCGACTCCAATCTGAGATAAATTCGTACAAGCAAAGGCTGGAGAGAGCAGACGCAGACCTGGTCCACTGTCGCCGTGAAAATTTAAGACTGTCCGAGCAGATTGCATCTCTGGAGAAAGAG GTGAACCTGAGCAAGATGGTGAAGGAGGAGGAACACCGTACTCCCGCGGGTGTTACTCCAAGAGGAGTAGATAATGACAAGGAGTTGGCATCGATGATAATGGACATAGAAACGAAGCATG AGGGAATCGTTCAGAGCGATGAAGGAGCCATTGCCATGACCGCTTCGCCTCCCCCAACCAAGAAACGCACTGTTAAGGTCGATCTCAAAGTTAAAGTTGTTCCTAAAAAGAAGTCAGGTCGTTCAGATACCTCCAAGACGCCTCTATCAGCACA GGAAGAAATGGCCAGCCTACAAGACAACCTAAAGTATCTAACATCCCAAATACAAGACTCACTAGTCCATCAAAACG AACTTCCAGCTAAACCCGCGAATGTCAGGTCTGCGGCAGATCATTCAAACTACAATGAACCAGACCAGAACAGCAGAATTGCAACAGCCCAAGATCAGCGGCTACAATATTCACAAAAACCAGACGAAACCTACAACACGACGGAAGGAGCGAAATCGACGAGCAGCCCCGATGGCGCATTGACCAAATCAAGCGTCGACGATCCGTACTCGATGAGGACGACAGAACATCAAAAACAGGTCTTGCAACAAAGTCAAGTAGCTTATTCGCAGGAAAACGAGGATGTAAGAAGTGATTACGCTCCTCAGCGTACGGATCAAGATTACGCGGTTGAAACTCCAACGGAATCCGAAGATCAACGCAATGAAAGACTGCAATACAGAGTCGCAAATGACTCTGAACAATCGCATGGCCAGGCTGAGGTACAGGGAGAGAACAATTACGAGCCAGAAAACGCGGAATTGGACTACAAAATGGAAAACTATGGCACAGACAATCAGATGAACTACGACCCCCAGTACACAGATCAATCCTACGACCAGTACAACATGCAGGAATACGGTCAGGACCAATACGATCAACAGGATGAGCGCGATTACCAAGAAGGCCAGGCGGCAGCCGAGGGGCAATATGAGAGTGGAGATGGTTATCAAAACATGCAGTACGAGCAGGAATACGACCAGAATTACACTGCTGGTTATGACGGGAGCATTGAGCCAAGTGCTGTGCAGCCCGAGAATTATGGAGAACCACAGGGCGAAGCTGCTCCTGCATTTGACGAATCCGGGCCGACGAATAACGTCGCAGAACATTAA
- the LOC124305126 gene encoding insulin gene enhancer protein ISL-1 isoform X3, with protein MQRASIGGGPGPLGLQGPPRSLKISPVKIQDESGDPLSQTSRTSHCVGCGGRIHDQWILRVAPDLEWHAACLRCAECQQFLDETCTCFVRDGKTYCKRDYVKLFGTKCDKCSQSFSKNDFVMRAKSKIYHIECFRCSACMRQLVPGDEFALRHDGLFCRHDHDVLEGGKLCSGPGGVPGSENNNNASLTNNNHHLHPNDGSMSDSGSESGSHKAGTGGPRGSGGHKGGGGSDGKPTRVRTVLNEKQLHTLRTCYAANPRPDALMKEQLVEMTGLSPRVIRVWFQNKRCKDKKKTIAMKQQMQQEKYFPLQDGRKLGFGGMHGIPMVASSPVRHESPIGMTPLEVQAYQPPWKALSDFALHTDLDRLDPNAPPFHHLVSQ; from the exons ATGCAGAGGGCCAGCATTGGCGGAGGTCCCGGGCCTCTGGGCCTGCAGGGGCCCCCACGGTCCCTAAAAATATCGCCtgtcaaaattcaagatgagTCCGGAGACCCTTTGTCCCAAA CAAGCAGGACTTCCCACTGCGTCGGATGCGGTGGACGGATACACGACCAATGGATACTCCGGGTTGCACCTGACCTCGAATGGCACGCGGCGTGTCTGCGATGCGCCGAATGCCAGCAATTCTTAGACGAAACTTGTACCTGCTTCGTACGCGATGGGAAAACCTACTGCAAACGAGACTATGTCAA GTTGTTCGGTACGAAATGCGACAAGTGCAGCCAGTCCTTTAGTAAAAACGATTTCGTGATGCGGGCGAAGAGCAAGATCTACCATATCGAGTGTTTTCGGTGCTCAGCCTGCATGCGGCAGTTGGTACCCGGCGACGAATTCGCCCTGAGACACGACGGGCTCTTTTGTCGCCACGACCACGATGTTCTCGAAGGTGGCAAGCTCTGTTCTGGCCCCGGAGGAGTCCCCGGTAGcgaaaacaacaacaacgccTCCCTAACGAACAACAACCACCACCTCCATCCGAACGACGGTTCGATGTCTG ACTCCGGGTCAGAAAGCGGGTCTCACAAGGCTGGAACCGGTGGACCTCGAGGATCTGGAGGTCACAAAGGTGGCGGTGGATCCGACGGGAAACCGACCAGGGTGCGGACGGTGCTTAACGAAAAACAGCTACACACCTTGAGGACCTGCTACGCGGCGAATCCGAGACCGGACGCTCTGATGAAGGAACAACTCGTCGAGATGACCGGACTCAGTCCCAGGGTCATCAGGGTCTGGTTTCAGAACAAACGGTGCAAGGACAAGAAGAAAACCATCGCCATGAAGCAACAGATGCAGCAAGAAAAG TATTTCCCGTTGCAGGACGGGCGAAAATTGGGCTTCGGCGGGATGCACGGGATCCCAATGGTAGCCAGCAGTCCGGTACGCCACGAAAGTCCAATCGGAATGACGCCCCTCGAGGTCCAAGCGTATCAACCGCCCTGGAAGGCTCTTTCAGACTTCGCCCTCCACACGGATCTCGATCGGCTCGATCCAAACGCCCCGCCGTTTCATCACCTGGTCTCGCAG TAA
- the LOC124304361 gene encoding UPF0488 protein CG14286 — protein sequence MPPKYKPGGRTFPPKIKPTSLPPQTLNSIPGAESASTSTSNSLDREAEDKFEVELCWCIQQLQTALDSGKLTEKQTLDTSKTLNVLKSNTAPLIKKRQFMRTTFGDYRTKMANEQKKLGKTSTQVKFTPSTNDNKKSIFLRKAAATDAHPKPIETKNTTGFRILPSDNNSFKFNFSDPQV from the exons ATGCCGCCGAAATATAAACCG GGTGGAAGGACCTTTCCTCCGAAAATTAAACCGACCTCGTTACCACCTCAAACGCTGAACAGCATCCCGGGCGCCGAATCCGCATCGACATCTACTTCCAATAGCTTGGATCGCGAAGCTGAAGATAAATTTGAGGTGGAACTATGCTGGTGCATTCAGCAGCTCCAGACAGCTCTGGATTCCGGAAAGCTTACCGAAAAACAGACACTGGATACTAGCAAGACATTGAACGTGTTAAAGAGTAATACAGCACCTTTGATCAAGAAAAGACAATTCATGCGGACTACGTTCGGCGATTATAGAACCAAAATGGCTAACGAACAGAAAAAACTCGGAAAAACTTCCACTCAAGTTAAGTTTACACCCTCGACCAACGATAAcaagaaatcgatttttctcagaAAGGCCGCAGCCACGGATGCTCATCCGAAACcgatagaaacaaaaaacactaCCGGCTTCCGAATATTGCCGTCAGATaataattctttcaaattcaacTTCAGCGACCCTCAAGTGTAA